A region of Bradyrhizobium sp. SZCCHNS1050 DNA encodes the following proteins:
- the glgC gene encoding glucose-1-phosphate adenylyltransferase, whose product MAPAARTEPLSRHALAFVLAGGRGSRLLELTDRRAKPAVYFGGKSRIIDFALSNAVNSGIRRIAVATQYKAHSLIRHLQMGWNFFRPERNESFDILPASQRVSETMWYVGTADAVYQNIDILETYNTKYIVVLAGDHIYKMDYELMLQQHVDQRADVTVGCLEMPREESSGFGVMHINEDDTIRDFIEKPADPPPMPGKPDKSLASMGIYVFDAKFLFEELKRDAADPNSNHDFGRDIIPYIVRNGRAVAHQFSRSCVRAAHDQGSYWRDVGTVDAYWAANLDLTDVVPELDLYDRSWPLWTYSEITPPAKFVHDTDGRRGEATCSLVSGGCIVSGAQVQRSLLFTGAHLHSYAKLQNAVLLPYVNVARHARLTNVVVDRGVQIPEGLVVGEDPEFDAKRFRTTENGVTLITQPMIDGLNS is encoded by the coding sequence ATGGCACCCGCCGCACGGACCGAGCCGCTGTCCCGTCACGCGCTGGCCTTCGTGTTGGCTGGCGGACGCGGCAGCCGGCTGCTGGAGCTGACCGACCGGCGCGCCAAGCCCGCCGTCTATTTCGGCGGCAAGTCGCGCATCATCGATTTCGCGCTGTCGAACGCCGTCAATTCCGGCATCCGGCGCATCGCCGTGGCGACACAGTACAAGGCGCACAGCCTGATCCGGCATCTGCAGATGGGCTGGAACTTCTTCCGCCCCGAGCGCAACGAGAGCTTCGACATCCTGCCGGCGAGCCAGCGCGTCTCCGAGACGATGTGGTACGTCGGCACGGCCGACGCCGTGTACCAGAACATCGACATTCTCGAGACCTACAACACGAAATACATCGTCGTGCTGGCCGGCGACCACATCTACAAGATGGACTACGAGCTGATGCTGCAGCAGCATGTCGACCAGCGCGCCGACGTCACCGTCGGCTGCCTGGAGATGCCGCGCGAGGAATCCTCAGGCTTCGGCGTCATGCACATCAATGAGGACGACACGATCCGCGACTTCATCGAGAAGCCGGCCGATCCGCCGCCGATGCCGGGCAAGCCCGACAAGTCGCTCGCGAGCATGGGCATCTACGTGTTCGACGCCAAATTCCTGTTCGAGGAGCTGAAGCGCGACGCAGCGGACCCGAATTCCAACCATGATTTCGGTCGCGACATCATTCCCTACATCGTCAGAAACGGCCGCGCCGTGGCGCACCAGTTCTCGCGCTCCTGTGTCCGCGCCGCCCACGATCAGGGCAGCTACTGGCGCGACGTCGGAACGGTGGACGCCTATTGGGCGGCCAATCTGGATCTGACGGACGTCGTGCCCGAGCTCGATCTCTACGATCGCTCCTGGCCGCTCTGGACCTATTCTGAGATCACGCCGCCGGCCAAGTTCGTTCACGACACGGACGGCCGCCGCGGCGAGGCGACCTGCTCGCTGGTGTCCGGGGGCTGCATCGTCTCCGGCGCCCAGGTGCAGCGCTCGCTGCTGTTCACGGGAGCGCATCTGCATTCCTACGCCAAGCTGCAGAACGCGGTGCTGCTGCCCTACGTCAACGTCGCGCGCCATGCGCGCCTGACCAACGTGGTCGTCGATCGCGGCGTGCAGATTCCGGAGGGGCTCGTGGTCGGCGAGGATCCGGAGTTCGACGCCAAGCGGTTCAGGACCACGGAGAACGGCGTGACCTTGATTACCCAGCCGATGATCGACGGGCTCAATTCATGA
- a CDS encoding carbohydrate kinase, which produces MILSCGDALIDFVPARLADGRDALRPVVGGSCLNVAVGVARLGAPTGFVGGISTDLFGTMIAAHAQGSNVDLGYATRSPDQTTLAFVRHVGSEAQYAFYDAETAARKWTFRPGSIAFADIDAIHVGSTTLIHDLGAAETRALIAATQGAVTISFDPNCRPNLVTDKAGYRADMDGFAASADLIKMSDVDFDYLHGHDDYAAWAGALLARGTSLVVVTRGPKGALGWHAQAGAVEVAVPAIEVVDTIGAGDSFQAGLLFALRKLGRIDREALRGLSQTEMRKALAFAAACAAVTCTREGADPPRWDDVAATWDRLG; this is translated from the coding sequence ATGATCCTGAGCTGCGGCGACGCGCTGATCGATTTCGTCCCGGCCAGATTGGCCGACGGGCGCGATGCCTTGCGGCCAGTGGTCGGCGGCTCCTGCCTGAACGTCGCCGTCGGCGTGGCGCGGCTCGGCGCGCCCACGGGCTTCGTCGGTGGCATCTCGACCGATCTGTTCGGCACCATGATCGCGGCGCATGCCCAAGGCTCGAACGTCGACCTCGGCTACGCCACGCGCAGCCCGGACCAGACCACGCTCGCTTTCGTGCGCCATGTCGGCAGCGAGGCGCAGTATGCCTTCTACGACGCCGAGACCGCCGCGCGGAAGTGGACGTTCCGGCCGGGCAGTATTGCCTTTGCAGACATCGACGCCATCCATGTCGGATCGACCACGCTGATCCACGATCTCGGTGCCGCGGAGACCCGTGCACTGATCGCCGCCACGCAGGGCGCGGTGACGATCTCCTTCGACCCGAACTGCCGTCCGAATCTGGTGACTGATAAGGCCGGCTATCGCGCTGACATGGATGGGTTCGCCGCGAGCGCCGACCTGATCAAGATGTCGGATGTCGATTTCGACTATCTGCATGGCCACGACGACTACGCTGCGTGGGCGGGCGCGCTGCTGGCGCGCGGCACCAGCCTGGTCGTCGTCACGCGGGGTCCCAAGGGGGCGCTCGGCTGGCATGCGCAGGCCGGCGCGGTCGAGGTTGCGGTCCCCGCGATCGAGGTGGTCGATACGATCGGCGCCGGCGACTCCTTCCAGGCGGGGCTGTTGTTCGCGCTGCGCAAGCTCGGCCGCATCGACCGGGAGGCCCTGAGAGGATTGAGCCAGACCGAAATGCGCAAGGCGCTCGCCTTTGCCGCAGCCTGTGCGGCCGTCACCTGCACCCGCGAGGGCGCCGACCCGCCGCGCTGGGACGACGTGGCTGCAACCTGGGATCGCCTGGGCTGA
- a CDS encoding FGGY-family carbohydrate kinase, with protein sequence MRQAFIGVDVGTTSTRAGIFDGNGRLLAAARHPIQTWHEAGDVVEQSSDDIWRACCASVKAALAEAAIAPELIKGIGFDATCSLVVLDRQGAPVTVSGSGDAGRNVIVWMDHRALAEARDINATQDEVLRYVGGSISPEMEMPKLLWLKRHLRKSFDAAGHFFDLADFLTWRASGSLARSMCTVTCKWNYLAHETRWSAAFFRRIGLEDFVREDYARIGTEIVAPGTPLGRGLSQDAAEQLGLVAGTPVGAALIDAHAGGIGAIGGRAADGGEVDVCDRLAYIMGTSACIMATTRVPSFVSGVWGPYYQGMVPGFWLNEGGQSAAGAAIDHLLRSHPAAAEATAAARAEGLDLITLLEKRIMARVPNAGSAALLARDLHILPEFLGNRSPYADPDSRAVIAGLDLDADVSAMERLFMAGLCGLAYGLADVIDAFAVNGVTSRTLVMAGGASRSPLVRQIMADTTGMAVALPGTQEPVLLGAAMLGAVASGAFRSIGDTMASMSSLGRLSDPTDPNIAAFHRRKRRIHGMLRTLDRESRSVMHGVDEEAR encoded by the coding sequence ATGCGGCAGGCGTTCATCGGTGTCGATGTCGGCACAACCAGCACGCGCGCCGGGATTTTTGACGGCAACGGCCGGCTGCTTGCCGCGGCGCGGCATCCGATCCAGACTTGGCACGAGGCCGGCGATGTCGTCGAGCAGTCGTCCGACGACATCTGGCGTGCGTGCTGCGCGTCGGTCAAAGCCGCGCTAGCGGAAGCCGCGATCGCGCCGGAGCTGATCAAGGGGATCGGCTTCGATGCCACCTGCTCGCTGGTGGTGCTGGACCGCCAGGGCGCGCCGGTCACCGTCAGCGGCTCCGGCGACGCCGGCCGCAATGTCATCGTGTGGATGGATCATCGCGCTCTGGCCGAGGCCCGCGACATCAATGCGACCCAAGACGAGGTGCTGCGCTATGTCGGCGGCTCGATCTCGCCGGAGATGGAGATGCCGAAGCTGCTGTGGCTGAAGCGGCATCTGCGCAAGAGTTTCGATGCGGCCGGCCATTTCTTCGATCTCGCCGACTTCCTCACCTGGCGTGCGTCAGGCTCTCTGGCGCGCTCGATGTGCACCGTCACCTGCAAATGGAATTATCTGGCGCACGAGACGCGCTGGAGCGCGGCCTTCTTTCGCCGTATCGGGCTGGAGGATTTCGTCCGCGAGGATTACGCGCGGATCGGCACCGAGATCGTCGCGCCCGGTACGCCGCTCGGCCGTGGGCTGTCGCAGGACGCGGCCGAACAACTCGGGCTCGTCGCGGGTACGCCGGTCGGAGCCGCGCTGATCGATGCCCATGCCGGCGGCATCGGCGCCATCGGTGGCCGCGCGGCTGACGGCGGGGAGGTCGATGTCTGCGACCGGCTCGCCTACATCATGGGGACTTCGGCCTGCATCATGGCGACGACGCGGGTGCCGTCCTTCGTGTCCGGCGTGTGGGGACCGTATTATCAGGGCATGGTGCCTGGGTTCTGGCTCAACGAGGGTGGCCAGTCTGCCGCGGGGGCGGCGATCGATCATCTGCTGCGCTCGCACCCGGCCGCGGCCGAGGCGACCGCTGCGGCGCGCGCGGAAGGGCTCGACCTGATCACCCTGCTCGAAAAACGGATCATGGCGCGGGTGCCGAATGCCGGCAGCGCGGCGCTGCTGGCGCGTGATCTTCACATTCTCCCGGAATTTCTCGGCAACCGCTCGCCCTATGCCGATCCGGACTCGCGCGCCGTCATTGCCGGCCTCGATCTCGATGCCGACGTCTCCGCGATGGAGCGGCTGTTCATGGCCGGGTTGTGCGGGCTCGCCTACGGCCTTGCCGACGTCATCGATGCCTTCGCCGTCAACGGTGTTACCAGCCGGACGCTGGTCATGGCGGGTGGCGCCTCACGCAGCCCGCTGGTACGCCAGATCATGGCAGATACGACCGGGATGGCGGTGGCGCTGCCGGGCACCCAGGAGCCGGTGCTGCTCGGTGCGGCCATGCTCGGCGCGGTCGCCAGCGGCGCTTTCCGCTCGATCGGCGATACGATGGCCTCGATGTCCTCGCTCGGGCGTCTCAGCGACCCGACCGATCCGAACATCGCGGCCTTCCATCGCCGCAAGCGGCGCATCCACGGCATGCTGCGGACGCTTGATCGCGAGAGCCGTTCCGTGATGCATGGTGTCGATGAGGAGGCACGCTGA
- a CDS encoding SDR family NAD(P)-dependent oxidoreductase: protein MYLEKFKLNGKTALVTGGGQGIGLACVEALAEAGAHVVIADRDAKAAADGQAAMKAKGYDTETALMDVTNSAQVNEVADDLVARYGGIDILVNNAGIARSETPAETVTDEHWLNVLDVNLNGTFWCCRAFGKHMLAANSGAIVNIGSMSGFIVNKPQEQCFYNASKAAVHHLTKSLAAEWGARGIRVNAVAPTYIETPLNAFVKSNPRMYDAWIGGTPMARMGQVEEIASVVLFLASEAASLMTGSVVVVDGGYTCW, encoded by the coding sequence ATGTACCTCGAAAAATTCAAACTGAACGGCAAGACCGCGTTGGTCACCGGCGGCGGGCAGGGCATTGGCCTGGCTTGCGTCGAGGCGCTGGCGGAGGCGGGCGCGCATGTCGTGATCGCCGATCGCGACGCCAAGGCGGCGGCGGACGGGCAGGCGGCGATGAAGGCCAAGGGCTATGACACCGAGACCGCGCTGATGGACGTCACCAACTCGGCTCAGGTCAACGAGGTGGCCGACGATCTGGTCGCGCGCTACGGCGGCATCGACATCCTCGTCAACAATGCCGGCATCGCGCGCAGCGAGACGCCGGCCGAGACCGTCACCGACGAGCACTGGCTGAACGTGCTGGACGTCAATCTCAACGGCACCTTCTGGTGCTGCCGCGCCTTCGGCAAGCACATGCTGGCGGCCAACAGTGGCGCCATCGTCAACATCGGCTCGATGTCCGGCTTCATCGTCAACAAGCCGCAGGAGCAGTGCTTCTACAACGCGTCCAAGGCTGCGGTGCACCATCTGACCAAGTCGCTGGCGGCCGAATGGGGCGCGCGGGGCATCCGCGTCAACGCGGTCGCGCCGACCTATATCGAGACTCCGCTGAACGCCTTCGTGAAGAGCAATCCGCGGATGTACGACGCCTGGATCGGTGGAACCCCGATGGCACGGATGGGGCAGGTCGAGGAGATCGCCTCGGTGGTGCTGTTCCTGGCCTCGGAAGCCGCAAGTTTGATGACCGGCAGCGTCGTCGTTGTCGATGGCGGCTACACTTGCTGGTAA